Proteins from a single region of Mus pahari chromosome 2, PAHARI_EIJ_v1.1, whole genome shotgun sequence:
- the Znf32 gene encoding zinc finger protein 32 isoform X1 has product MFGFPTATLLDCHGRYAQNVAFFTYWCILHDFPLVLPDVMTEAHKYDPSEATGSSSWDFQSSFRREKLEQKSPDSKALQEDSPGVRQKVYDCQECGKSFRQKGSLTLHERIHTGQKPFECTQCGKSFRAKGNLVTHQRIHTGEKPYQCKECGKSFSQRGSLAVHERLHTGQKPYECAICQRSFRNQSNLAVHRRVHSGEKPYRCDQCGKAFSQKGSLIVHIRVHTGLKPYACSHCRKSFHTRGNCLLHGKVHTGETPYLCGQCGKSFTQRGSLAVHQRSCSQRLTL; this is encoded by the coding sequence CATATTGGTGCATCTTACATGACTTCCCTCTCGTTTTACCAGATGTGATGACAGAAGCCCACAAGTATGATCCTTCAGAGGCCACAGGATCCTCAAGCTGGGATTTCCAGAGTTCTTTCAGAAGAGAGAAGCTGGAACAAAAGTCCCCAGATTCTAAGGCACTCCAGGAAGACTCGCCTGGAGTGAGGCAGAAGGTCTATGATTGCCAGGAATGTGGGAAGTCTTTCCGGCAGAAAGGTAGTCTAACGTTGCACGAGAGAATCCACACTGGTCAGAAGCCCTTTGAGTGCACCCAGTGTGGGAAAAGCTTCAGGGCCAAAGGCAACCTAGTTACACATCAGCGAATCCACACAGGAGAAAAGCCCTATCAGTGCAAAGAGTGTGGGAAGAGCTTTAGTCAGCGAGGCAGCCTGGCTGTCCATGAGAGGCTCCACACTGGACAGAAACCCTATGAATGCGCCATTTGCCAGAGGAGCTTCAGGAATCAGAGTAACCTCGCTGTGCACCGAAGAGTTCACAGTGGTGAGAAGCCCTATAGATGTGACCAGTGTGGAAAAGCTTTCAGTCAGAAAGGAAGCTTAATTGTGCACATCCGAGTTCACACGGGTCTGAAGCCCTATGCGTGTTCCCACTGCAGGAAGAGCTTCCATACCAGGGGCAATTGTCTCCTGCATGGAAAAGTCCACACGGGAGAGACACCCTATCTCTGTGGCCAGTGTGGGAAAAGTTTCACTCAGAGAGGGAGCCTGGCTGTGCACCAGCGAAGCTGCTCACAACGGCTCACTCTGTAA
- the Znf32 gene encoding zinc finger protein 32 isoform X2 — translation MFGFPTATLLDCHGRYAQNVAFFNVMTEAHKYDPSEATGSSSWDFQSSFRREKLEQKSPDSKALQEDSPGVRQKVYDCQECGKSFRQKGSLTLHERIHTGQKPFECTQCGKSFRAKGNLVTHQRIHTGEKPYQCKECGKSFSQRGSLAVHERLHTGQKPYECAICQRSFRNQSNLAVHRRVHSGEKPYRCDQCGKAFSQKGSLIVHIRVHTGLKPYACSHCRKSFHTRGNCLLHGKVHTGETPYLCGQCGKSFTQRGSLAVHQRSCSQRLTL, via the coding sequence ATGTGATGACAGAAGCCCACAAGTATGATCCTTCAGAGGCCACAGGATCCTCAAGCTGGGATTTCCAGAGTTCTTTCAGAAGAGAGAAGCTGGAACAAAAGTCCCCAGATTCTAAGGCACTCCAGGAAGACTCGCCTGGAGTGAGGCAGAAGGTCTATGATTGCCAGGAATGTGGGAAGTCTTTCCGGCAGAAAGGTAGTCTAACGTTGCACGAGAGAATCCACACTGGTCAGAAGCCCTTTGAGTGCACCCAGTGTGGGAAAAGCTTCAGGGCCAAAGGCAACCTAGTTACACATCAGCGAATCCACACAGGAGAAAAGCCCTATCAGTGCAAAGAGTGTGGGAAGAGCTTTAGTCAGCGAGGCAGCCTGGCTGTCCATGAGAGGCTCCACACTGGACAGAAACCCTATGAATGCGCCATTTGCCAGAGGAGCTTCAGGAATCAGAGTAACCTCGCTGTGCACCGAAGAGTTCACAGTGGTGAGAAGCCCTATAGATGTGACCAGTGTGGAAAAGCTTTCAGTCAGAAAGGAAGCTTAATTGTGCACATCCGAGTTCACACGGGTCTGAAGCCCTATGCGTGTTCCCACTGCAGGAAGAGCTTCCATACCAGGGGCAATTGTCTCCTGCATGGAAAAGTCCACACGGGAGAGACACCCTATCTCTGTGGCCAGTGTGGGAAAAGTTTCACTCAGAGAGGGAGCCTGGCTGTGCACCAGCGAAGCTGCTCACAACGGCTCACTCTGTAA
- the Znf32 gene encoding zinc finger protein 32 isoform X3, with product MTEAHKYDPSEATGSSSWDFQSSFRREKLEQKSPDSKALQEDSPGVRQKVYDCQECGKSFRQKGSLTLHERIHTGQKPFECTQCGKSFRAKGNLVTHQRIHTGEKPYQCKECGKSFSQRGSLAVHERLHTGQKPYECAICQRSFRNQSNLAVHRRVHSGEKPYRCDQCGKAFSQKGSLIVHIRVHTGLKPYACSHCRKSFHTRGNCLLHGKVHTGETPYLCGQCGKSFTQRGSLAVHQRSCSQRLTL from the coding sequence ATGACAGAAGCCCACAAGTATGATCCTTCAGAGGCCACAGGATCCTCAAGCTGGGATTTCCAGAGTTCTTTCAGAAGAGAGAAGCTGGAACAAAAGTCCCCAGATTCTAAGGCACTCCAGGAAGACTCGCCTGGAGTGAGGCAGAAGGTCTATGATTGCCAGGAATGTGGGAAGTCTTTCCGGCAGAAAGGTAGTCTAACGTTGCACGAGAGAATCCACACTGGTCAGAAGCCCTTTGAGTGCACCCAGTGTGGGAAAAGCTTCAGGGCCAAAGGCAACCTAGTTACACATCAGCGAATCCACACAGGAGAAAAGCCCTATCAGTGCAAAGAGTGTGGGAAGAGCTTTAGTCAGCGAGGCAGCCTGGCTGTCCATGAGAGGCTCCACACTGGACAGAAACCCTATGAATGCGCCATTTGCCAGAGGAGCTTCAGGAATCAGAGTAACCTCGCTGTGCACCGAAGAGTTCACAGTGGTGAGAAGCCCTATAGATGTGACCAGTGTGGAAAAGCTTTCAGTCAGAAAGGAAGCTTAATTGTGCACATCCGAGTTCACACGGGTCTGAAGCCCTATGCGTGTTCCCACTGCAGGAAGAGCTTCCATACCAGGGGCAATTGTCTCCTGCATGGAAAAGTCCACACGGGAGAGACACCCTATCTCTGTGGCCAGTGTGGGAAAAGTTTCACTCAGAGAGGGAGCCTGGCTGTGCACCAGCGAAGCTGCTCACAACGGCTCACTCTGTAA
- the Znf239 gene encoding LOW QUALITY PROTEIN: zinc finger protein 239 (The sequence of the model RefSeq protein was modified relative to this genomic sequence to represent the inferred CDS: deleted 1 base in 1 codon), whose amino-acid sequence MLITNPDGHLFKKSPTSERDRCGEDFIQSSELMSHQRDHLKEKACGQEHCGRGFTGQSSPVSHQAVHMAEKPYKCDKCGKGFTRSSSLLVHHSVHTGEKPFKCDRCGKGFSQSSKLHIHQRVHTGEKPYECEECGMSFSQRSNLHIHQRVHTGERPYKCGECGKGFSQSSNLHIHRCTHTGEKPYQCYECGKGFSQSSDLRIHLRVHTGEKPYHCGKCGKGFSQSSKLLIHQRVHTGEKPYECSRCGKGFSQSSNLHIHQRVHRKELH is encoded by the exons ATGCTTATCACCAACCCAGATGGTCACCTCTTCAAGAAAAGCCCCACTTCTGAGCGTGATCGGTGTGGTGAGGACTTCATTCAGAGCTCAGAACTAATGAGTCATCAGAGAGACCACCTAAAAGAAAAAGCCTGCGGGCAGGAGCATTGTGGGAGGGGCTTCACCGGCCAATCAAGTCCCGTTTCC CATCAGGCAGTCCACATGGctgagaaaccttacaaatgcgACAAGTGTGGGAAGGGCTTCACCAGGAGCTCGAGTCTGCTTGTCCATCATTCAGTCCATACAGGTGAGAAACCTTTCAAGTGTGACAGGTGTGGGAAGGGCTTCAGCCAGAGCTCGAAGCTCCACATCCACCAGAGAGTCCACACCGGAGAGAAGCCGTATGAGTGCGAGGAGTGTGGTATGAGCTTCAGTCAGCGATCCAACCTGCATATCCACCAACGTGTCCACACGGGAGAGAGGCCCTACAAGTGTGGGGAGTGTGGAAAAGGCTTCAGCCAGAGCTCGAACCTCCACATCCACCGGTGCACCCACACGGGAGAGAAGCCGTACCAGTGTTACGAATGTGGGAAAGGCTTCAGCCAGAGTTCAGACCTTCGGATCCACCTCCGAGTACACACTGGGGAAAAGCCCTACCACTGTGGCAAGTGTGGGAAGGGCTTCAGCCAGAGCTCCAAACTCCTCATCCATCAGAGAGTCCACACGGGAGAGAAGCCGTACGAATGCAGCAGATGTGGGAAGGGCTTCAGCCAGAGCTCAAACCTCCACATCCACCAGCGGGTTCACCGGAAGGAGCTTCATTAA